A segment of the Vibrio aquimaris genome:
ATCCTTACACAGAAGGCTTAGCTAGCTCTTTTCCTTCACTAACTGGGCCTAAAACGAAACTGACTGGAATTCCGGGTAGCCCTCTCAATCTATTAGATATCCCGTCAGGCTGCAGATTTCAAGCGCGTTGTCAGCACGTTAAAGATATTTGCCGTCAAAAGAGCATAAAATTAACCCAAATAGAGCCGAGCCATTTTTCTAACTGTCACCTCTACGGTGAGCCTATCACTCAAATCAAGTGTTAGATTGAGACAATAAAGATCACTAAACAGGAGGCGATAATGAGCGATGAATATGGGCAGCTACTCGTTGAAGGGAAAAACCTTATCAAAGACTTTCCGATTAATAGTAACGCATTAAAACAGCCAATGATGCGCGCGATTAATGACGTGTCCTTTAAAATGTATAAGAGTCGTGGTCTTTCCGTGGTTGGAGAGTCTGGCTCTGGCAAATCAACCACTGCCAAGATGATCGCCAAAATGTATGCGCCAAACTCAGGCTCGATTCACTATAAAGGCAAAGATCTCGCCTCTTTTCGCTCTCGCTCTGAACTAAAGAGCTATCGAAAAGGGGTACAAATGGTATGGCAAGACCCTTTTAGTTCTCTCAACCCAACACACAACATTTTTCATCATCTAGCCCGCCCTCTATTGATTCATAAAAAAGTCGCAACAAACAACAAAAAAGAATTGCAGGAGCGCGTGTATGCGCTCTTAGAGCAAGTAGGCTTAATTCCTGCAAAAGAAACAGCCAGTAAGTTCCCTCACCAGCTTTCAGGAGGGCAACGTCAAAGAGTGAATCTTGCGCGCAATATAGCAGTAGAAGCAGAAGTGGTATTAGCCGATGAGCCAACTTCAATGCTTGATGTGTCTATTCGCGCAGGAGTGCTAAATCTCATGGAGGAAATGAAGTTTGAGAAAAAAATGTCACTACTTTATATAACCCATGATATAGCAACAGCGCGTTATATAGCTGAAGACATTGCGGTTATGTATGTCGGTCATATGGTCGAATGGGGAGACACTGAAGAAGTTATCCACCAGCCTCAACACCCCTATACACAGTTACTTATCTCTGCCGTACCTGATCCAAGTAAATCTATTCATACCCAATTAGACGGTAAAAAAGGAGAAATCCCCCTTTGGACACCAAGCTCTTCAGGCTGCCCATTTGCAGCTCGATGTCCTCATTCTACTCAAAAATGCAAACAACAACTGCCGGACATCACACAGCTATCAAGCAACCACTTTGTTCGCTGTTACTTACACCAATAATAAACTTTAGCCAAATCATCATATTGAGAATAACTACCAAGAGGTGCGAATGCAGATACTAACCAACCATATTGGTTATGAAAGACTTGGTCCTAAAAAGGCCATTTTGATGCTCGATGAGGATTCTTTGCTGCCAAGCTCTCAGGTGGAACTCATCAATGTCGATAACAAGCAATGTGTCGGCCACTTTCCATTAGGGCTGATTGCGCGAGTGGAAAAATGGCATCAGGGATATTTCAGTCATATCGACTTTTCCGCCCATCAAGTATCTGGCAGCTATTATTTGCGATTTCAGCATTGCCAATCCAAACCATTTACTATTTCAAATAACCAGCTGTGCCAATCAACACTTTCCGATCTGATTCATTATTTCAAATCACAACGTTGTGATGGGCTATTTGATAGGCAAGATAAACATGTTCGTTTACTCAATAGTCAAACCTATGTTGATGTACACGGTGGCTGGTACGATGCATCTGGAGATGTAAGTAAGTACTTATCTCATCTTTCCTATGCGAACTATTTCAACCCGCAGCAAACGCCCATCGTGGTATGGAATACAGTCAAAGGGATTGAAATAACTCAGCGCAGTCTACCCAATTTTACCTATCAAAGGATGTTAGATGAAGCTTTGTTCGGGGCTGATTTTTTGCTCAGAATGCAGCACAGCAGCGGCTATTTCTATACTACTGTATTTGATAAGTGGTCCAAAAATCCTCATGAAAGAGAAATATGTTCCTACTCAACCCAGCAGGGACAAAGGTCAGACGACTACCAAGCAGGCTTTCGTCAAGGCGGCGGCCTTGCTATCGCGGCATTGGCAGCAGCAGCAAGACTCAACAAGGACAGGGACTATACGGCTGAGGAATACCTCAAAGCGGCAGTTTTAGGCTACGCACATCTTAAAGAGCACAACCACTATTATCTAAACGACAATCAAGAAAATATTATTGATGAGTATTGCGCTCTTATTGCTAGCGTCGAGTTATACAAATCAACCCACCAAACTTGTTACTTAGAAGAAGCTCGCACTTGGGCAAAAAGGCTTACAAACCGTCAGCAGTCGGATGCTAATGTCAGTCACTATTGGTCAGCCAATGACGATGGCTCTCGACCTTATTTTCACGCGGCAGAAGCAGGCCTTCCTGCCATCGCACTATGCGAGTATCTCAGCATAGATAAACAAGATAGTCTCAGTGAAGCCGTGTTGAAGACTCTAGTTCAATCCTGTCAATTTGAACTGTCCATCACTCACAAGGTATTCAATCCATTTGGCTATCCACGTCAATACGTTAAAGATCTGCATCATGACAAACGAGAAGCTTTCTTCATCGCGCAAGATAATGAGACAGGTTATTGGTGGCAAGGTGAGAATGCACGCTTATCATCATTGGCTGTGATGGCGTATTTCGCGCAGCCTTATATCAAGGATATCACCCTAAAAAATAGCTTAATTCAATATGCTCAAGGTGCCATAGACTGGATACTAGGCCTTAACCCCTATGACATGTGTATGCTCGATGGACATGGACACAATAACCCTGATTATTTACCTCAACTTGGTTTTTTTAATGCCAAAGGAGGTATTTGCAATGGTATTACTGCGGGAGTAAATAAGCCACATGGCATAGCATTTAACCCCTCATCTCATAAAGACGATATGGCGCAAAATTGGCGATGGGGAGAACAATGGTTACCCCACAGCGCATGGTTCCTTCTGGCGATCATCGCCCAATCACATCATTTTACTAACAGGGAGGAAAGTTAGAATGATTACATGTTATGTCGGCATTGACGGCGGGGGAACCAGTTGCCGAGCAAGAATAAGAGATCATCAAGGAAGATTACTTGGAGAAGCAAACGGCGGCAGCACTAATATTCTACTCGGAGTCGAACTTGCCCTACAGTCTATAAACGAAACCGTATCCATAGCGGCGAAAAGTGCCAGTCTTGATCATTCCCAATTCGCTTTCATGCATCTTGGATTAGCACTTGCTGACGCTGAACATAATCTATTTAAAAGAGAGGAAGCATGAGCTATCAACTCCAACTCGCCGTTATCTCTGAACAGCCTGAGCAGAGCTTGGTCAGCTTAACACTACATAACGTCTCTGAATTCACACTCTCACGCTGGTGTTTACAGTTTATTTTCGAGCGCAATATTAATCTCGACAGCATCACTCATGGCAAAGTCAAACAAGTAGGAAGTTTTTGTACAATCACGCCAGATACCGACAATTTAGCCATAAATAATCAGTATTACTGCGAATTTATTGTTAATTCACCACCTGTTCGCTTCTATGCTCATGGCATAAAAGAGGCAGTCGTTGTTGACCTAGACACAAACCAGAAACTGCCAGTCGCCATTGAGCCAATGATGCTTGCCAAAGTCCATAAAATAGACGCTTGCTTGACACCTCCAGAAGCATCTTGCACCGGGCTTATCCCTCATCCCAACAAAATCGAATATCGAGAGGGAGAGTTCACTCTGACTGACAAAGTCAATATCTCCATCCAAACTTCCATGGCCGAGAAAGCGGCCACATGGCTAGAACAAGAAATGAATACCATGTTTGGCATTCATTTGGGAATAAGTAACAGCGGTATACTCTTTATGCTCAATTCTTCCCTAGAGGAGGGACACTATAATTTAGAGGTGGAGGCGGTGTGTATTAAATTAGAGGCTAACTCCATAAATGGTTTTTCTCATGCCAGTGCTACCTTATTGCAGCTCATTAAAAACTCAGATGGTAAATTCGTCGTTCCTAAGGTTAAGATCGCCGATCATCCTAGATTTACTTATCGTGGGTTGATGCTCGACTGCGCTCGTCATTTTCACTCTGTAAGTACAATCAAAAGATTGATTAATCAATTAGCATATTACAAGTTCAACTATTTTCACTGGCATTTAACCGATGATGAAGGATGGAGAGTGGAGATCGATGCTTTTCCACAACTCACGCAGATAGGTGCAAAACGTGGCAGTCAGTACGATTTAGAGCCACAATTGAGCCATCTTACCTCAAATCATGAAGGTTACTATAGCAAAGCGCAGATACGAGAAATCATAGCTTACGCCGCTGATCGCTCGATTATTGTAATACCAGAGATTGATATCCCTGGGCATTGTAGAGCAGCGATAAAATCTCTCCCTCATCTACTTGCTGATGGCGAAGACTCATCTTACTATCTAAGTGTCCAAAACTATCACGATAACACTCTTTCCCCAGCCCTTGATGGTACTTATGTTTTCATCGATAAGGTGCTAGAAGAAATTGCGGATCTTTTCCCTTCACCTTGGATACATATGGGCGGTGACGAAGTCCCCTCTGGTGTATGGCAAAACAGTCAAGCTTGTCAGACACTCATGAAAGTCAACCACTACCAAAGCACAGATGAGCTTCAAAGTCATATTCTCCGCTATGCAGAGAACAAACTTAAATCACTTGGAAAACGTATGCTTGGCTGGGAAGAAGTCAAAAATGGGAATAAAGTCAGTCCCAATACTGTCATCGTTGCTTGGACCAATGAGAACGCCGCCATAAACAGCGCTGAGCAGGGTTTCAATGTGATTCTCCAACCAGCCCAATATACCTACTTTGATTTGGTACAAGATTATGATCCCCATGAGTCAGGGTCGGACTGGGCAGGAGTACTTACTTTAGAAAAAGCTTACCGTTACCAACCACTTGAAAAAACATCAGCACAGAGCATTATACATCAGAAGATATCAGGGCTTCAGTGCGCTCTATGGTGCGAAAACACCATAGAGCAGACCAAGATAGATTATATGCTTTTCCCTCGGTTGACTGCTTTTGCGGAAGTTTGCTGGACCAACAACTCTCAGCGTAATTGGCAAGATTATTTATCTCGCCTAAAGCAACATCAGAGTCTTATGGATAAGCAAAATATCCAATACCGATACCCATGGAAGACAAAAACTTAATAACGTCAGATCAAGGCGGGATTAGAATGCCAAAACACCGTGTGTTTCTACTTTGACCGAAACTGGCTGACCAATGTTTAATGGTTCCGATGAACTAGCTAATAATCGGCTACCGTTGGCATCAATAACATAGCGGCAATGATCTCCCATAAATTGCTGCTCAAGTACCATGACGCTGCTTTGTTCGGTCGCACTAATCTGGATGTGCTGTGGGCGTAGTAACAATTCACACTTAGCATCAATATGGATATCTTGCTGCGCCTTTGCTTCGACAAGGCCAAGCTCAGTTTCAAACTCTCGCTCCGATACCCGTTTTGCGTTCAGGTAGCTACCGCCACCTAAAAAATCGGCAACAAATTTACTTGATGGTTGATAATACAATTCACTCGCGGTTCCATATTGCTCTATGATGCCGTGATTCATCACCGCCATCTTATCAGCAAAGGCAAAAGCTTCTTCACGACTATGAGTTACAAAGATTGCCGTCACACCCTGCTGCTTAAAGATTTTACGAATTTCACCGATCAATTCGTGGCGAACCTGAGTGTCTATGTTAGAAAAGGGTTCATCTAACAATAATAAGTCAGGGTTGTAGGCCAAAGAACGCGCGATAGCAACGCGTTGCTGTTGCCCGCCTGATAACTGGTGTGGGTAACGCTTCTCGTATCCTGTGAGATGAACCAAAGCCAGCATTTCCGCGATCTTGAGCGATTTATCATGTTTGCTAAATGCTTTTAAACCAAAAGCCACATTTTCTTCCACCGTCAAATGAGGAAAAAGTGCGTAATCTTGAAATATCATGCCAATATTTCGCTGCTCTGGTGGCTGCCAGCAGCTGCCGTTATCTATTAGCTTGCCATTGAGACGCATGGTCCCTGAGCTTAGCGGCAGTAAGCCTGCGATAGCTTTTAACAAGGTTGTTTTTCCACAACCACTCGCACCAAGCAAACACACGATTTCACCTTGACTTACATCCAAAGACAAGGACTCAAGCACGGTTGTTTGCAGATCATATTTACACGTTAAATTAGTGATAGATAGCGCTTTGCTCATCAGTGAGAGTGCTCCAGTGAACGATTAACTAATACAAGCGGAATCAATCCGACTAATACCAAAAGTACTGCGGGTAACGCTGCTAACTCAAGCTGCTCATCGGAGGCAAAGTTATACACATAAGTTGCCAAGGTTTCAAAATTAAACGGCCGAAGCAGCAGAGCGGCATTGAGCTCTTTCATTGATTCGATAAATACCAGTAGCCCCGCAATTAACGCACCTCGTCGAATCAGAGGAAAATGAACACGCCATAGCATCTGATTGGAATTACACCCCATAGTGCGTGAGGCCATATCAAGTGAAGGAGAGACTTTGTTAAGACTGCTCTCAACGCTACCAATAGCCACTGCAGAAAACCTCACCGTTAAGGCAAAGATCAACGCAAACATAGAGCCTGAAAATATCAAGCCTGGCTGAGCAACATTAATCATTTTTGCCACATCATTGACCAAATGATCCATAAAAAGAACCGGGACCATAACCCCAATAGCCAGTACAGTGCCCGGAACAGCATAGCCTAACGAAGATAAACGCATAAAGACTAAACTTTGATTATTTCCGACCAAACGATGATAAAAATTCACCACGACAGCAACAAAAACGCCAATGAAAGCTGCTGAAAATGATACATACAAACTATTCAAAGCGTATTGACGAAATTCTGGGGTCCAACTTTGAGCAAAGTATTGATATGCATAAACAATCAACTGCATTAAAGGAAATGCAAACGCGATGACGACCAAACCCCAGCACCAAAATAAGGCTAACCATTTTTTCCAGCCCTGTAGCTGGTATCTAAAGTCTTCACTGCTATTAAACTGGTTTTGAAACAACTTTTGTCTACGGCGGCTATAACGCTCGGTGCTGAGCAATAAGACAACAAATATCAGCATAATTGCCGATATTTTTGCGGCAGCAGTTAGGCTCGAATAGCCGAGCCAAGTGTCATACACTGCCGTGGTTAAAGTATTTACAGCAAAGTAACTGACTGTGCCAAAATCACCAATGGTTTCCATCGCAACCAAGGAGAGCCCTATGGCAATAGAGGGC
Coding sequences within it:
- a CDS encoding glycoside hydrolase family 9 protein — encoded protein: MQILTNHIGYERLGPKKAILMLDEDSLLPSSQVELINVDNKQCVGHFPLGLIARVEKWHQGYFSHIDFSAHQVSGSYYLRFQHCQSKPFTISNNQLCQSTLSDLIHYFKSQRCDGLFDRQDKHVRLLNSQTYVDVHGGWYDASGDVSKYLSHLSYANYFNPQQTPIVVWNTVKGIEITQRSLPNFTYQRMLDEALFGADFLLRMQHSSGYFYTTVFDKWSKNPHEREICSYSTQQGQRSDDYQAGFRQGGGLAIAALAAAARLNKDRDYTAEEYLKAAVLGYAHLKEHNHYYLNDNQENIIDEYCALIASVELYKSTHQTCYLEEARTWAKRLTNRQQSDANVSHYWSANDDGSRPYFHAAEAGLPAIALCEYLSIDKQDSLSEAVLKTLVQSCQFELSITHKVFNPFGYPRQYVKDLHHDKREAFFIAQDNETGYWWQGENARLSSLAVMAYFAQPYIKDITLKNSLIQYAQGAIDWILGLNPYDMCMLDGHGHNNPDYLPQLGFFNAKGGICNGITAGVNKPHGIAFNPSSHKDDMAQNWRWGEQWLPHSAWFLLAIIAQSHHFTNREES
- a CDS encoding ABC transporter ATP-binding protein, producing MSKALSITNLTCKYDLQTTVLESLSLDVSQGEIVCLLGASGCGKTTLLKAIAGLLPLSSGTMRLNGKLIDNGSCWQPPEQRNIGMIFQDYALFPHLTVEENVAFGLKAFSKHDKSLKIAEMLALVHLTGYEKRYPHQLSGGQQQRVAIARSLAYNPDLLLLDEPFSNIDTQVRHELIGEIRKIFKQQGVTAIFVTHSREEAFAFADKMAVMNHGIIEQYGTASELYYQPSSKFVADFLGGGSYLNAKRVSEREFETELGLVEAKAQQDIHIDAKCELLLRPQHIQISATEQSSVMVLEQQFMGDHCRYVIDANGSRLLASSSEPLNIGQPVSVKVETHGVLAF
- a CDS encoding ABC transporter ATP-binding protein → MSDEYGQLLVEGKNLIKDFPINSNALKQPMMRAINDVSFKMYKSRGLSVVGESGSGKSTTAKMIAKMYAPNSGSIHYKGKDLASFRSRSELKSYRKGVQMVWQDPFSSLNPTHNIFHHLARPLLIHKKVATNNKKELQERVYALLEQVGLIPAKETASKFPHQLSGGQRQRVNLARNIAVEAEVVLADEPTSMLDVSIRAGVLNLMEEMKFEKKMSLLYITHDIATARYIAEDIAVMYVGHMVEWGDTEEVIHQPQHPYTQLLISAVPDPSKSIHTQLDGKKGEIPLWTPSSSGCPFAARCPHSTQKCKQQLPDITQLSSNHFVRCYLHQ
- a CDS encoding beta-N-acetylhexosaminidase, with the protein product MSYQLQLAVISEQPEQSLVSLTLHNVSEFTLSRWCLQFIFERNINLDSITHGKVKQVGSFCTITPDTDNLAINNQYYCEFIVNSPPVRFYAHGIKEAVVVDLDTNQKLPVAIEPMMLAKVHKIDACLTPPEASCTGLIPHPNKIEYREGEFTLTDKVNISIQTSMAEKAATWLEQEMNTMFGIHLGISNSGILFMLNSSLEEGHYNLEVEAVCIKLEANSINGFSHASATLLQLIKNSDGKFVVPKVKIADHPRFTYRGLMLDCARHFHSVSTIKRLINQLAYYKFNYFHWHLTDDEGWRVEIDAFPQLTQIGAKRGSQYDLEPQLSHLTSNHEGYYSKAQIREIIAYAADRSIIVIPEIDIPGHCRAAIKSLPHLLADGEDSSYYLSVQNYHDNTLSPALDGTYVFIDKVLEEIADLFPSPWIHMGGDEVPSGVWQNSQACQTLMKVNHYQSTDELQSHILRYAENKLKSLGKRMLGWEEVKNGNKVSPNTVIVAWTNENAAINSAEQGFNVILQPAQYTYFDLVQDYDPHESGSDWAGVLTLEKAYRYQPLEKTSAQSIIHQKISGLQCALWCENTIEQTKIDYMLFPRLTAFAEVCWTNNSQRNWQDYLSRLKQHQSLMDKQNIQYRYPWKTKT
- a CDS encoding ABC transporter permease, whose amino-acid sequence is MKEKLYLWKTSSGMLALLLVLPILAIFMTSIGETDELFSHLLSTVMPTYTLNTVALAAGTMLLSAVFGIPSAWVMAMCKIPSERFLQWALVLPLAMPSYIVGYIFTDWLDFAGPIQIFLRDVMGWQAGDYWFPDIRTLPGAIFVLALVLYPYVYLLCRASFMEQNVSLLQSARLLKCSPWESFLRISLPLARPSIAIGLSLVAMETIGDFGTVSYFAVNTLTTAVYDTWLGYSSLTAAAKISAIMLIFVVLLLSTERYSRRRQKLFQNQFNSSEDFRYQLQGWKKWLALFWCWGLVVIAFAFPLMQLIVYAYQYFAQSWTPEFRQYALNSLYVSFSAAFIGVFVAVVVNFYHRLVGNNQSLVFMRLSSLGYAVPGTVLAIGVMVPVLFMDHLVNDVAKMINVAQPGLIFSGSMFALIFALTVRFSAVAIGSVESSLNKVSPSLDMASRTMGCNSNQMLWRVHFPLIRRGALIAGLLVFIESMKELNAALLLRPFNFETLATYVYNFASDEQLELAALPAVLLVLVGLIPLVLVNRSLEHSH